A genomic region of Castor canadensis chromosome 16, mCasCan1.hap1v2, whole genome shotgun sequence contains the following coding sequences:
- the LOC109674894 gene encoding uncharacterized protein isoform X1, protein MAELGSSLRPHSAMAAVARMPKAQVPRTTAALVDGTQGYFTFEDVAIYFSQEEWDLLDEAQKLLYLDVMLENFALMSSLVCWHVTKNKETPSSKSVSVEEVSMVMTPKAGPSTQKTHPCNICIPVLKDILHLDDLPGHKPYFVGACANLHEDQKLHSAENPLQREMENPSLAKNGIFHVSENPFLCSKIGKDFSARWGLLQSQAISRITKCGVAFHRAKSHYQSDQCRQASSPKQPNVQQLRIYTRKGNFVSKKCGNAFQDKYSLVPLQRFHTEERPYECSECEKSFSQKATLIIHQRLHTGEKPYKCGECGKSFSQSSNLTEHCRIHREERPYECQECGKAFGCKSNLLRHQRTHTGEWPYECGECGKLFRQIFSLVKHQRIHTTARPYDCNQCEKSFSQKATLIVHQRVHTGERPYTCGECGKSFSQSSNLIQHCRIHTGERPYKCGECGKSFSQRATLMRHQRTHTGERPYECRECGKFFKQYFYFVEHCRSHTTTKIYECDQCGRSFNQKATLTRHQRVHTGESPYECGECGKAFEYKSKLDRHQRTHSGERPYKCAECGKFFRQSYSLLEHQRIHSRVKPYECDQCGKSFSRRADFIKHQTVHTGERPYKCGECGKTFNRSTSLTQHCRIHTGERPYVCDQCGKSFRQKSDLIQHQVVHTGERPYECSKCGKSFSQRSSFFQHQKCHTTGKPQEDIKCVNPLPQDLTSLSS, encoded by the exons ATGGCCGAGCTCGGATCTTCTCTCCGTCCACACAGTGCGATGGCGGCGGTAGCGCGGATGCCGAAGGCTCAG GTTCCCAGGACTACAGCAGCGCTTGTGGACGGCACCCAG GGCTATTTTACCTTTGAAGATGTGGCCATTTACTTCTCCCAGGAAGAGTGGGATCTCCTTGATGAGGCTCAGAAACTCCTGTACCTTGatgtgatgctggagaacttTGCTCTTATGTCCTCACTGG tttgttgGCATGTAACAAAGAATAAAGAGACACCGTCTTCTAAGAGTGTTTCTGTAGAAGAAGTGTCAATGGTCATGACTCCAAAGGCAGGTCCATCCACTCAGAAGACTCACCCCTGTAACATCTGTATTCCAGTTCTGAAAGACATTTTGCATTTGGATGATCTCCCTGGACATAAACCATACTTTGTTGGGGCATGTGCAAACCTTCATGAAGACCAGAAACTTCACAGTGCTGAGAATCCATTGCAAAGAGAGATGGAGAACCCTTCCCTTGCGAAGAATGGCATATTCCATGTGTCAGAAAATCCATTCCTCTGTAGTAAGATTGGAAAGGACTTCTCAGCTAGGTGGGGTCTTCTCCAGTCTCAGGCCATTTCCAGAATCACCAAGTGTGGAGTGGCCTTCCACAGGGCAAAAAGTCATTATCAGTCAGATCAATGCAGACAAGCTTCCAGCCCCAAACAGCCAAATGTTCAGCAACTCAGAATCTATACTAGAAAAGGAAATTTTGTGTCTAAAAAATGTGGAAATGCCTTCCAAGACAAGTACTCACTTGTCCCACTCCAGAGATTTCACACTGaagaaaggccttatgagtgcAGTGAATGTGAAAAATCGTTTAGCCAAAAAGCTACCCTTATTATACACCAGCGACTTCATACTGGAGAAAAACCATATAAGTGTGGTGAATGTGGGAAATCTTTTAGTCAAAGCTCCAACCTCACTGAACACTGCCGAATTCACAGGGaagaaaggccttatgagtgtcaggaatgtgggaaagcctttggtTGCAAATCCAATCTTCTTCGGCACCAGAGAACTCACACAGGAGAATGGCCATATGAGTGTGGTGAATGTGGAAAACTGTTTAGGCAAATCTTCAGTCTTGTTAAGCACCAGAGAATTCACACTACAGCAAGACCTTATGACTGTAACCAGTGTGAAAAATCCTTTAGTCAAAAAGCCACACTCATTGTACATCAGAGGGTTCACACAGGAGAAAGGCCTTATACATGTGGagaatgtggaaaatcctttagCCAGAGCTCCAACCTCATTCAACACTgcagaattcacactggagaaaggccttataaGTGTGGGGAATGTGGCAAATCCTTCAGTCAAAGAGCTACTCTCATGAGACACcagagaactcacactggagaaaggccttatgagtgtagGGAATGTGGTAAGTTCTTTAAACAATACTTCTATTTCGTTGAACACTGTAGAAGTCACACAACAACAAAGATTTATGAGTGTGACCAGTGTGGGAGATCCTTTAATCAAAAAGCCACCCTCACTAGACATCAGagagttcacactggagaaagCCCATATGAGTGTggggaatgtgggaaagcctttgaGTATAAATCCAAACTCGATCGACACCAGAgaactcacagtggagaaaggcctTATAAGTGTGCTGAATGTGGAAAATTCTTCAGGCAAAGCTACAGCCTCCTTGAACACCAGAGAATTCACAGTAGAGTAAAACCTTATGAGTGTGACCAGTGTGGGAAATCCTTTAGCCGAAGAGCTGACTTCATTAAGCACCAGACAGTTCatactggagaaaggccttataaGTGTGGCgaatgtggaaaaacctttaaTCGGAGCACCAGCCTTACTCAACACTGCcggattcacactggagagaggcCATATGTGTGTGACCAGTGTGGAAAATCTTTTAGGCAGAAGTCTGACCTCATTCAACATCAGGTAGTTCACACTGGAGAGCGGCCTTATGAGTGCAGTAAGTGTGGCAAATCTTTTAGCCAACGCTCTAGCTTCTTTCAACACCAAAAGTGTCACACCACAGGGAAGCCTCAAGAGGACATCAAATGTGTGAATCCTTTACCCCAAGATCTAACATCACTTAGCTCCTGA